One Deltaproteobacteria bacterium GWA2_45_12 genomic window carries:
- a CDS encoding tyrosine recombinase XerC translates to MNDPSFEVFREALLHEKQASPHTVKNYLHDLKEFWGYLHQFSPECINNKKLELNKVNPLILRGFLSFIFQGKSPATVARKLSTLRTFFHFWVKRGVLSQNPAKAISSPKIPKKLPRFLNVDEIFALLDIAVTDDFQGRRDCAILELLYSSGLRVSELVGLDETCVDLENRLVKVLGKGRKERIVPVGKKAIEKLKIYLEKRDKVLAQLKTTNKTSSVFLNRRGERLNVRSVQRLVRQALVRSGLGKEISPHGLRHTFATHLLNAGADLRSIQELLGHANLSTTQKYTHVNVEQLMKVYDSAHPKA, encoded by the coding sequence ATGAATGATCCAAGTTTTGAGGTTTTTAGGGAGGCTCTCTTGCACGAAAAGCAAGCTTCCCCCCATACGGTTAAAAACTACCTCCATGATCTCAAAGAGTTTTGGGGATACCTGCATCAATTCAGTCCAGAATGTATAAATAATAAAAAACTTGAACTAAATAAAGTTAACCCATTAATACTAAGGGGGTTTTTATCTTTTATATTTCAAGGGAAAAGTCCTGCTACTGTAGCGCGAAAACTTTCGACTTTGCGAACTTTCTTTCATTTTTGGGTTAAAAGAGGTGTTTTAAGCCAGAACCCGGCCAAGGCGATTTCATCCCCAAAAATTCCCAAAAAATTGCCCCGTTTTTTAAATGTGGATGAAATTTTTGCCCTTTTAGATATTGCGGTAACCGACGATTTTCAGGGAAGACGGGATTGTGCCATCTTGGAATTACTTTATTCATCGGGCTTACGCGTTAGTGAACTGGTGGGGCTGGATGAAACCTGTGTTGATTTGGAAAACAGGTTGGTTAAAGTCTTGGGAAAGGGACGCAAAGAGCGTATTGTGCCCGTGGGGAAAAAAGCCATTGAAAAACTGAAAATCTACTTGGAAAAACGGGATAAAGTATTGGCCCAATTAAAAACGACAAACAAAACATCGTCTGTTTTTTTAAATCGTAGGGGCGAGCGTCTGAATGTAAGGAGTGTTCAACGTTTGGTGAGGCAGGCTTTAGTCAGATCGGGGTTGGGTAAAGAAATATCGCCCCATGGCTTACGGCACACTTTTGCCACCCATTTATTGAATGCCGGGGCCGATTTGCGGTCCATTCAAGAACTCTTGGGGCATGCAAATTTGTCAACCACCCAAAAATATACCCATGTCAATGTGGAACAATTGATGAAGGTGTATGATTCGGCGCATCCAAAGGCATGA
- a CDS encoding HslU--HslV peptidase proteolytic subunit: MQEKIKSTTILAVLRDGNLALAGDGQVTFNQTVLKSNTKKIRTLHDGKVLAGFAGSTADAFTLFEKFEVKLNEYNGQLVRAAVEMAKEWRMDKMLRRLEAMLLVADKSNILVLSGNGDVIDNEDGIAAIGSGGPFALAAARSLARHTKLPAKDIVMEAMKVASEICIYTNNQIVLEEIS; this comes from the coding sequence ATGCAAGAAAAAATAAAAAGCACAACAATCCTGGCCGTTTTGCGTGACGGCAACCTGGCCCTGGCGGGTGATGGGCAGGTGACCTTCAATCAAACGGTCCTTAAATCAAATACAAAAAAAATCCGGACCCTTCATGATGGAAAAGTATTGGCCGGCTTTGCCGGATCAACAGCAGATGCTTTTACTTTATTTGAGAAGTTTGAGGTAAAGCTTAACGAATATAATGGCCAGCTTGTGCGCGCGGCTGTTGAAATGGCCAAGGAATGGCGCATGGATAAAATGCTGCGTCGCCTGGAAGCCATGCTTTTGGTGGCGGACAAATCAAATATTCTGGTTTTATCAGGTAATGGGGACGTCATTGATAATGAAGATGGCATTGCAGCCATTGGGTCCGGTGGCCCCTTTGCACTGGCCGCGGCACGTTCTTTGGCCAGGCACACAAAACTTCCGGCCAAGGATATTGTCATGGAGGCCATGAAGGTGGCTTCTGAAATCTGTATTTACACCAATAACCAAATTGTTTTAGAAGAGATTTCTTAA
- a CDS encoding HslU--HslV peptidase ATPase subunit, with amino-acid sequence MSNDLKNFIPREIVSELDRFIIGQHEAKRAVAIAMRNRWRRQQVSADLKDEITPKNIIMIGPTGVGKTEIARRLSKLANAPFIKVEASKFTEVGYVGKDVESMIRELLDTAINMVRSEEEEKVKVKAEELAEERLLDLLLPKKSQRPKQAAPLSQEGGMVFDVPIQEPPPSLVEEEKDDTREKMKLMLRTGKLDNRSVELQPDAGPRSGGMPMIEVVTAGGSLEDIGKNLREMFSGMMPAGRKRKKVKVPEALKILTTEEAAKLIEMDEVVKKAIVRVEQNGIVFIDEIDKIASREGSGRGPDVSREGVQRDILPIVEGSTVSTRYGMVKTDHILFVAAGAFHVSKPSDLIPELQGRFPIRVELQSLKEEDFIRILTEPQNSLSKQYKALLATEGVELDLTEEGLREVAKLAALANEQMENIGARRLYTIMERVLDEISFDASEKSGQKFVVDAKYVRQCLATVMKNQDLSRYIL; translated from the coding sequence ATGTCCAACGACTTAAAAAACTTTATCCCGCGCGAAATTGTGTCCGAGCTTGATCGGTTCATCATCGGCCAGCACGAAGCCAAAAGGGCCGTGGCCATTGCCATGCGCAATCGTTGGCGAAGGCAACAAGTGAGTGCCGACCTTAAGGATGAAATCACCCCCAAGAACATCATTATGATTGGCCCCACCGGTGTGGGAAAAACGGAGATTGCCCGGCGCCTTTCAAAACTGGCCAATGCCCCCTTCATCAAGGTGGAAGCCTCCAAATTTACGGAAGTGGGTTATGTGGGGAAGGATGTCGAATCGATGATTCGTGAGCTTTTGGACACGGCCATCAATATGGTTCGCTCCGAAGAAGAAGAAAAAGTCAAAGTAAAGGCCGAGGAGTTGGCGGAAGAACGATTGCTTGATTTGCTTCTTCCCAAAAAATCGCAACGCCCAAAGCAGGCGGCCCCTCTTTCACAGGAGGGAGGAATGGTTTTTGATGTACCGATCCAGGAACCACCGCCTTCTTTGGTAGAAGAAGAAAAAGACGATACTCGTGAAAAAATGAAGCTGATGCTCCGAACGGGGAAACTAGATAACCGCAGTGTTGAATTGCAGCCCGATGCCGGTCCACGTTCCGGTGGAATGCCCATGATCGAAGTGGTGACAGCCGGTGGCAGCCTGGAAGATATCGGAAAAAATTTGCGAGAAATGTTTTCAGGCATGATGCCCGCGGGGCGTAAACGAAAAAAGGTGAAAGTGCCAGAGGCGCTTAAAATTCTTACAACCGAGGAAGCCGCCAAATTAATAGAAATGGATGAGGTAGTTAAAAAAGCCATTGTTCGTGTCGAGCAAAATGGAATCGTGTTTATCGATGAAATTGACAAAATCGCTTCGCGTGAAGGCTCTGGCCGCGGGCCCGATGTTTCACGCGAGGGGGTGCAACGCGATATTTTACCCATTGTTGAAGGGAGCACTGTCAGTACGCGTTATGGAATGGTAAAGACCGATCATATCTTGTTTGTGGCGGCGGGGGCGTTTCATGTTTCAAAGCCCTCCGATCTTATTCCTGAATTACAGGGGCGTTTTCCCATTCGTGTGGAATTGCAATCGCTTAAAGAAGAAGATTTTATCCGTATTTTAACAGAACCCCAAAACTCACTGTCAAAACAGTACAAGGCGCTTTTGGCCACCGAAGGGGTTGAACTTGATCTTACTGAAGAGGGTTTAAGGGAAGTAGCGAAGTTGGCCGCATTGGCCAATGAACAAATGGAAAATATCGGAGCTCGCAGGCTTTACACCATTATGGAACGTGTTTTGGATGAAATATCCTTTGATGCCAGCGAAAAATCGGGACAAAAGTTTGTTGTAGATGCCAAGTATGTAAGACAATGCTTGGCCACGGTGATGAAAAACCAGGATTTGAGTCGTTATATTTTGTAA
- a CDS encoding acetylglutamate kinase produces the protein MEELIEKAKILMEALPYIQRFKGKRLVVKYGGHAMEDEGLKKSFARDVIMMKLIGLHPVIVHGGGPQIEKVLKQMGIEPKFHNGVRITDSDTMDVVEMVLVGKVNKEIVGLINLNGGSALGFSGKDGQLIQASRMDPQKVKKTKKTSELIDMGLVGVVDKINTDVITKMEDSLFIPVIAPVGVSETGESLNINADFVAANVAGALKAEKLLLMTDINGVKNKEESLIPTLTLAESKKLIDTGVATGGMIPKLKCAMEALEKGVQSVHIIDGRVQHALLLEIFTDKGVGTLITH, from the coding sequence ATGGAAGAACTGATCGAAAAAGCAAAAATCTTGATGGAAGCCCTTCCCTATATTCAAAGATTCAAGGGAAAGCGCCTGGTTGTTAAATATGGCGGACATGCCATGGAAGATGAAGGGCTCAAGAAAAGTTTTGCGCGGGATGTCATCATGATGAAGCTGATCGGGCTACATCCGGTGATTGTGCACGGGGGCGGGCCACAAATAGAAAAAGTGTTGAAGCAAATGGGTATTGAACCCAAGTTTCATAACGGAGTTCGTATTACCGATTCGGACACCATGGATGTGGTTGAAATGGTGTTGGTTGGGAAAGTGAACAAGGAAATAGTCGGGCTCATCAATTTAAACGGTGGTTCTGCCCTTGGTTTTTCCGGCAAAGATGGCCAGCTTATCCAGGCCTCCAGAATGGATCCGCAGAAAGTAAAAAAGACAAAAAAAACCTCCGAGCTCATCGATATGGGCTTGGTGGGGGTTGTTGATAAAATCAATACGGATGTGATCACAAAGATGGAAGACTCGCTTTTTATTCCCGTCATTGCCCCTGTGGGGGTTTCCGAGACGGGCGAGTCGCTTAATATTAATGCCGATTTCGTGGCGGCCAATGTGGCAGGGGCTTTAAAGGCCGAAAAATTATTGCTGATGACGGATATTAACGGAGTTAAAAACAAGGAAGAAAGTCTTATCCCCACACTCACCCTGGCTGAAAGCAAAAAATTGATTGATACAGGTGTGGCGACAGGGGGGATGATTCCAAAACTTAAATGTGCGATGGAGGCTTTGGAAAAAGGGGTACAGTCGGTCCATATTATTGATGGCCGGGTTCAACATGCCCTTCTTCTTGAAATTTTCACTGATAAAGGGGTTGGAACCCTTATCACCCATTAA
- a CDS encoding acetylornithine aminotransferase: MSPKKPPILPTHDLFQKYVLPTYARIPLSFVKGRGATLWDESGKKYLDFVAGVAVNNLGYAHPAMVKAIKAQAVRLIHLSNLYEIREQGLLASELIKYSGLDKAFFCNSGAEAVEACIKLARYYSIKNYSSDRYEIIVCENSFHGRTLGALSATAQKKYREGFGPLVEGFKIVPYDDIEKISGAITEKTCAVLVEPVQGEGGVNIPDASYLSRLRELCSQKNILLILDEVQVGMGRLGSLFAYQQTGITPDMVALAKGLGCGFPVGAVLASDKIASVARPGIHASTFGGNPLACAVGLAILSVISKKSFLEKILEKGSYFLQILHKLKEKHPVIENVRGRGLMLACDLKDDLASQVVAKARDKGMLFNCIQNKTLRFVPPLVVTKAEIKKAALILDQILGELNMTS, encoded by the coding sequence ATGTCTCCCAAAAAACCCCCAATTTTGCCGACCCATGATTTATTCCAAAAATATGTTTTGCCCACCTATGCCCGCATTCCTCTTTCTTTTGTCAAGGGGAGGGGAGCCACTCTTTGGGATGAATCAGGAAAAAAATATCTCGATTTTGTCGCGGGTGTGGCTGTAAACAATTTGGGTTATGCTCATCCGGCCATGGTCAAGGCCATTAAAGCCCAGGCAGTGCGGCTTATTCACTTGTCTAATTTGTATGAAATAAGGGAGCAGGGGTTGCTGGCTTCCGAATTAATAAAATATTCCGGCCTGGATAAGGCTTTTTTTTGCAATTCAGGAGCTGAAGCTGTTGAAGCCTGTATCAAACTGGCCAGGTATTACAGCATCAAGAATTATTCTTCAGACAGGTATGAAATTATTGTTTGTGAAAACTCGTTTCATGGAAGAACCTTGGGCGCTTTATCGGCCACGGCACAAAAGAAATACCGGGAAGGTTTTGGCCCTCTGGTGGAAGGATTTAAAATTGTCCCTTATGACGATATTGAAAAAATTTCCGGGGCCATTACAGAAAAAACGTGCGCTGTGTTGGTAGAGCCCGTTCAGGGCGAAGGCGGAGTCAATATCCCTGATGCTTCCTATTTGTCCCGTTTAAGAGAACTGTGTTCCCAAAAAAATATTTTGCTTATCTTAGACGAGGTGCAGGTGGGGATGGGGAGGCTTGGTTCTTTGTTTGCTTATCAGCAAACCGGCATTACTCCCGACATGGTGGCCTTGGCTAAGGGCTTGGGCTGTGGCTTTCCTGTGGGCGCTGTTTTGGCTTCCGATAAAATCGCATCGGTGGCCAGACCCGGCATTCATGCTTCCACCTTTGGAGGAAATCCCCTGGCGTGTGCTGTAGGGTTGGCTATTTTATCGGTTATTTCAAAAAAATCTTTTTTGGAAAAGATTCTGGAAAAAGGATCGTATTTCCTGCAAATTCTCCATAAGCTTAAAGAAAAACATCCTGTGATTGAAAACGTACGTGGACGTGGTTTGATGCTGGCCTGTGATTTAAAAGACGATTTGGCATCACAGGTTGTAGCCAAAGCCAGGGACAAAGGAATGCTCTTTAATTGTATCCAAAATAAAACTCTGCGTTTCGTTCCCCCTTTGGTTGTTACAAAGGCAGAAATTAAAAAAGCGGCCCTTATCCTCGACCAAATCCTGGGCGAGCTAAATATGACATCTTAA